The genomic region TCTTCCCTTTATTGGCTATTGCTAATTCCCCTATGGAGTCTAATTAACTCCTGCAACAATGGACCCAAACATGCAATCACAAATATCCAAAAGGAATTGGATGGAATAAGCAAAGTGGAAATAAATGGTGGGCCCTTGGAAGTAAGCTATGAAGGAGATGCCAATCGGTCAAATTTTTTCCTAAACGCATATTTTGAATCTGCTAATAAAGAAGTCCCAGGAATAGAATATTCTATAGTAGATGATTTACTAATTATCAGTTTCGATATAAGTGGTAATTTCCCAGGTTGGCTCAGCAACAATAAGGGGTTTATTAGTCTAGCGGGCCCTAAAAATGTTAAGCTTGTTATCAAAAATGGCTCAGGGCCTGTTTTTGTAAAAAATGTGGACCATAAGGAAATCATTATTAATACGGGATCTGGAAAAATGGAAGTGTCCAACTTATCGGGGAATAAAATCCATTTGAGTGCTGGTTCAGGAAAAATAAATGGGGAGAATGTAGCCGCAGATATGGAGATTACCGTTAGATCTGGTCATGGAAAACTCGAAAATTTGAAAGGATCGATAAAAGGGGAGGTCAGCAGTGGTTACTTGGAACTAAACCAAGTGGATGGAAAGGTAGATGGAAAAGTCAGTTCCGGAAAAATGAAACTTCAGAATGTAAGCTCCCTGGGAAATTTAAAGGTAAGCTCAGGTTCCATTCAGGTGGAAAATGGAGGATTAGGTTCCAGTACTTTTTTGGAATGTTCTTCCGGCTCCATTCATATTCAGACAGATGATGATTTGAGTAATTTTAATTTTTATTTAAAAGCTTCCAGTGGAAGTGTCAAGGTTGGAAATCAAAAGGATGGGGATAAATTGGAAATAGATAATGGAGCCCCGGAAACTGTTAATGGTAATGTAAGTTCCGGTAGTATTCGTATTTTAAATTGACAAGGATGGTTTGAAGAAAGAGGAAGTATGTTTCAAAAATTATTTCCTTGTCAGGAAAAAAATAATAATGGATAATGATTATATTCCATAAATAATAGAGCAAAATTATGGAGATCATTTGGTGGCTTATATTTGGGTTAATTGCAGGGGCTTTGGCCAAATGGATTATGCCCGGCAGGGATCCGGGAGGGATATTTATAACTATCCTGATTGGAATTGGAGGCGCTTTTGTCGGGGGAATAATAGGAAGAGCTCTTGGATTTGAAAGTGCGGGAGGAAGTAGTCTGGGCTGGGGTTTGGTCTGGGCAGTTATTGGCGCATTGATTATCCTTTATATTTGGAAAAAATGGCTTGGACCCAGATTTTCCAAATAAAAATCACCAAATAATATTCACGCAAATTCGCAAAGAATAAAATAAGGTGTAATTTTTCTTAATTACACCTTATTTTATTTCATTTTTATTCATTTCTCTTCACTCTTTGTTCTTAAGGAAATGGGTAAATGAACATTGAAGATCTCAATAGCAGTAAACTTCAAAAAAATCCATTAGTATCCATAAAGTGATTTTCCTGCAGCTTCATATTTATCCC from Echinicola jeungdonensis harbors:
- a CDS encoding GlsB/YeaQ/YmgE family stress response membrane protein, translating into MEIIWWLIFGLIAGALAKWIMPGRDPGGIFITILIGIGGAFVGGIIGRALGFESAGGSSLGWGLVWAVIGALIILYIWKKWLGPRFSK
- a CDS encoding DUF4097 family beta strand repeat-containing protein — its product is MRHPKAMHNRCFSSLYWLLLIPLWSLINSCNNGPKHAITNIQKELDGISKVEINGGPLEVSYEGDANRSNFFLNAYFESANKEVPGIEYSIVDDLLIISFDISGNFPGWLSNNKGFISLAGPKNVKLVIKNGSGPVFVKNVDHKEIIINTGSGKMEVSNLSGNKIHLSAGSGKINGENVAADMEITVRSGHGKLENLKGSIKGEVSSGYLELNQVDGKVDGKVSSGKMKLQNVSSLGNLKVSSGSIQVENGGLGSSTFLECSSGSIHIQTDDDLSNFNFYLKASSGSVKVGNQKDGDKLEIDNGAPETVNGNVSSGSIRILN